DNA sequence from the Chitinivorax tropicus genome:
CATGGCACGACATCCACAGCCTATGCCACCAGCACCAGAAGCTGACCATGATGAGAGGAGCAAACCATGCTGAACGATATTCGGCTCGCCGTTGAATCAAGCCCCAATGCCGCCATGACCCGGACACTCTATAAAGGCGTCTATGATGACAACGTTGCACGCACCGGCGATGGCGCAATCGACACGCTCTACGTGTTTGCCAAGGATTCGAACAACCAGGTCATCGGTGGCATCGTTGGATCAGCCTACTGGGGCTGGGTGAATATCTCATCAGTCTGGGTTTCGCCAGTGTACCGACGACAAGGCCTGGCCTCCCGCATGCTGGCAATGATCGAGCAAGAAGCGATCAGCAAAGGCTGCAAGCACGCGTATCTGGACACGTTCACTTTTCAAAGCCCTGCCCTCTACGAAAAGTCCGGTTACCAGATCATCGGCACCCTACCAGACTTCCCACCTGGGCATGCACGGCATTTCATGAGTAAAGATCTGATACCGACAGCAGAACGTGATCCCGCCAGGCTGCGTGCAGTTGATGTGGCCTCATGAGCCCAATCTCAGCACAAAGTGTGGTGAATACGATACAGCGGGTGGTGGCTGCGCAAGGTGCCTCGTCCCAGCCTGATGGCAGGATGAATACATCCGAAAATAAGCTGTCTTTCATGGCCCACAACAACTAGGATGAAATATCCATGTCGCCACCTCCATCATGAGACAGTTCATCCGCCACCCTAGCAGCATTCCCATCGAGGTTCATCACAGCGAGGCCACGCAGCAGCAAGCCGCAAATGCCGTCAATGTCAGCCTGGGTGGCTTGTCCTTCGTCTCGGCCACAGCGGCCAATCAGGGGGATCTGATCCGTGTGCGCATTCCAGGTACGCGACCGCCTTTTGAAACATCTGCGCAGGTGGTCTGGTGCCGTGGCGACCCGCCAGGGTTCGAGCTGGGTGTCACCTTTCTGGATGAGGAGGATGCATTCCGGGTGCGGATGGTCGAGCAGGTCTGCCAGATCGAGCAATACCTGCAATACGTGAAGCAACATGAGGGCCGTGAACTGAGCCCCGAACAGGCGGCACGGGAATGGATCGACAAGTTTGCCGCCGACTTTCCCAATGGCGGCCCAGAATCCTTACACTAGGTGCCGTTGACACCACTTCATGATCCACGCTGGCCAGGCCAGGTGCCACGGCGCAGGCCATGTCGCCCTGTCAGCAAGTCTGATAGCCTCCCCTCTGAGCCAACGTACCGCATCAACAGGCATTTGCGCCAGACTTGGTCTTCAACTGTGCCGGTGCGACCAGGATGCCTGCCCGCAAACCCACTTTCACATCAGGGTTCGGAAAGATGATGTGCTCGCCGGGTTGCACCACGACACGATGCCCGGCATCCTCCGCCACCACGTAGCCCGCCTCCAGCGGCGTGAAATTCTGCACATCCGGCGCTAGGTTCAATTTAAATTGCGCACTGGTCTTGATGACATCGCGGGTCGCTTCAAAAATCCGGAAAGCAGCAGGATCATAGTCTGGCAAAGCGGGAAGCACTCCAGCAATCATACCGGCCAGCACCCGCTCCAACGCGGAGACATCCACCCCTGCATTCTGGCCAAATGGGCGGGCCTTGCCCAACTCAAGCGTGAAAGCCTTGGCGCCGAAATGGTGACTGGCATGGTAGGAAAAAGTAGGTGAAGGTTTGCTATGCAGCAGCATGGTCTGGATATCACACGCCCCCAGCAGAGCCACCGCCTGCGGATCATGCGGCAACCCATCGACAAATGGGTAGATGGCAAATTTCTCGTAATACGAGCCACGAATGGCAGTGTGCAAGTCAAAGTGCCAACGCGGCGTGTGGGGCTCGGCCCCGGCGAAAAATTGCTGCAGCACCTGTTCCAGCGCGGCGGCTCGGGCCGGCTCGGCACCCATTGCAACTTCGCCATGCTTTCCACAGAACAGCCGATTGATGTCCTCCACCAGATAGCGCTTACCTGCCCGCATCGCATCCAGATTGCCCATCACGAACAGCACTCGGGACTGTGGACAGAGGATGCCGGTGCGGATCGCCTCGATCAACCGGCCCACCAGCTCGATCGGCGCTGTCTCATTGCCGTGTATGCCGCAGGAAATCACCAGATTCATGACAGGCGACCGCACCGGCTCAACCAGCCAGGCGCCCTCACCCAGCATCTGCCCTTGGCTGCCATCAGGCAAAGGCCCATCCATGAAGTCCAAGGGGGTGTTGTCAAGCAGCGCTTGTAGAAAAGATGTTGGCATGGGGATCACATATCGATATGGAACACAGGCCGAGAGCATCCCCCCCAGCCTGATTGCGTGTGGGTCAAACGAGCTGGAAGGGGTAGACCGCGCCCAGACCTAGAATCCGGGTCAGCTCATCCAGCGCGGTGCGGCATTCGATCAGCAACTGCGGATCGCCCAGATCGGCGCCGGTCAACCGGTCTCGATAATGCTTATCCACCCATTGATTGAGGGTTGCGAACAAGGTATCCGACATCAACACCTTGGGATTGACCGCCGCCAACTCAACCTCGGACAAGGCCACGCGCAGACGCAGGCAGGCGGGCCCACCGCCATTTTGCATCGACTGCTTGAGATCAAATACCTTGATCTCATCGATCGGGCCGCCGCTTTGCGTCATGGATTCCAAGTATGACCAGACCGGCGCCAGCTGCCGACACTCTTCAGGCACTACGATGATCATGTTGCCATCGGGCTTGGACAACAGTTGGCTGTTGAACAGATAAGACTTGACGGCTTCTTCGACGCTGACGG
Encoded proteins:
- a CDS encoding GNAT family N-acetyltransferase; translated protein: MLNDIRLAVESSPNAAMTRTLYKGVYDDNVARTGDGAIDTLYVFAKDSNNQVIGGIVGSAYWGWVNISSVWVSPVYRRQGLASRMLAMIEQEAISKGCKHAYLDTFTFQSPALYEKSGYQIIGTLPDFPPGHARHFMSKDLIPTAERDPARLRAVDVAS
- a CDS encoding PilZ domain-containing protein — translated: MRQFIRHPSSIPIEVHHSEATQQQAANAVNVSLGGLSFVSATAANQGDLIRVRIPGTRPPFETSAQVVWCRGDPPGFELGVTFLDEEDAFRVRMVEQVCQIEQYLQYVKQHEGRELSPEQAAREWIDKFAADFPNGGPESLH
- the astE gene encoding succinylglutamate desuccinylase, giving the protein MPTSFLQALLDNTPLDFMDGPLPDGSQGQMLGEGAWLVEPVRSPVMNLVISCGIHGNETAPIELVGRLIEAIRTGILCPQSRVLFVMGNLDAMRAGKRYLVEDINRLFCGKHGEVAMGAEPARAAALEQVLQQFFAGAEPHTPRWHFDLHTAIRGSYYEKFAIYPFVDGLPHDPQAVALLGACDIQTMLLHSKPSPTFSYHASHHFGAKAFTLELGKARPFGQNAGVDVSALERVLAGMIAGVLPALPDYDPAAFRIFEATRDVIKTSAQFKLNLAPDVQNFTPLEAGYVVAEDAGHRVVVQPGEHIIFPNPDVKVGLRAGILVAPAQLKTKSGANAC